One segment of Asterias rubens chromosome 2, eAstRub1.3, whole genome shotgun sequence DNA contains the following:
- the LOC117307217 gene encoding transmembrane protein 243-like: MSYQNGDNIQTPLFGERQTQDRVINLSLGIITAIAVTVTFVSSFIFPKWPPSTVNVIFAFVIVLVCIGNLLLIYWYREGDISPKFRGLIYYNAATILCLCVCANLYIHQVEKSMVFATVS; the protein is encoded by the exons ATGAGTTACCAAAACGGGGATAACATACAAACTCCACTCTTTGGAGAACGACAAACGCAG GACAGAGTCATTAACCTTTCACTAGGGATAATTACTGCAATTGCTGTAACA GTAACATTTGTAAGCTCATTTATatttccaaaatggccgccctCCACTGTGAACGTCATCTTTGCGTTTGTTATTGTCTTGGTTTGCATTGGAAATTTATTACtg ataTACTGGTATCGTGAAGGGGACATATCTCCGAAATTCAGGGGTCTGATCTACTACAATGCTGCCACCATCCTGTGTCTTTGTGTCTGCGCAAATCTCTACATTCACCAAGTGGAAAAATCAATGGTGTTCGCCACAGTATCCTAA
- the LOC117307443 gene encoding histamine H2 receptor-like has translation MTESEVALRVYQDMVAIVGFFGNSLVCFVIFKVRAMRTRTNAFIFHQAVIDFIGCTAILLKSEIPLPDSIPSDALGWFICNAWNSNCLLFFLYTLSTFNLLAMTMEQYFAIVHPFKYQAVLAAWPRLKVGVAMAVCWLFPFSLEFIRSLLFYKEENGRCIVIPIAGSKTIGVVTVFLQYVLPVAVMLFAYIRIGVEMKRGAARVGPAPAQHLPNRANAPDMAESLLKARRKTFKLLVVVFVTFVICWTPNETIFLLFNLGMDIDLTEWFYSLSVAMVATNSCVNPIIYAFKYRQFRNGVRQIFCSRAGQAIDVSA, from the coding sequence ATGACTGAATCAGAAGTGGCTCTACGGGTCTATCAAGACATGGTAGCAATTGTAGGGTTCTTCGGCAATAGTTTAGTATGCTTTGTAATCTTCAAAGTACGTGCTATGCGGACTCGCACGAATGCCTTCATCTTCCACCAAGCTGTGATTGATTTCATTGGCTGTACAGCGATCCTCCTGAAAAGTGAGATTCCGCTGCCTGACTCAATCCCAAGTGACGCCTTGGGTTGGTTCATCTGTAATGCCTGGAACTCCAACTGCTTACTGTTCTTCCTTTACACTCTGTCTACTTTCAACCTGTTAGCGATGACCATGGAGCAGTATTTCGCCATCGTTCACCCCTTCAAGTACCAGGCAGTACTCGCCGCATGGCCTCGTCTCAAAGTCGGTGTTGCCATGGCGGTGTGCTGGCTTTTCCCATTCTCCCTGGAATTCATCCGCAGTCTATTGTTTTACAAGGAAGAAAACGGACGGTGTATCGTCATTCCGATTGCCGGATCCAAAACCATCGGGGTTGTCACTGTATTCTTGCAATACGTTTTACCGGTGGCAGTGATGCTATTCGCTTACATCCGTATCGGTGTGGAGATGAAGCGGGGAGCGGCCCGTGTTGGCCCAGCACCAGCCCAGCATCTTCCCAACAGAGCCAACGCACCAGACATGGCCGAGTCTCTCCTCAAGGCCAGACGGAAGACTTTCAAGCTCCTTGTAGTCGTTTTCGTCACGTTCGTGATTTGCTGGACACCAAATGAGACCATCTTTCTCCTGTTCAATCTCGGCATGGACATTGACTTGACTGAATGGTTTTATTCTCTCTCCGTTGCAATGGTGGCGACTAATTCCTGCGTCAATCCCATCATATACGCTTTTAAATACCGCCAGTTTCGCAATGGGGTACGCCAGATCTTTTGCAGCCGAGCAGGACAAGCTATTGATGTTAGTGCCTAG
- the LOC117306847 gene encoding histone-lysine N-methyltransferase SUV39H2-like: MADNKKSSSENATSPVVPNEYEVESIGDFVRDESDTVWYYVKWKGYSTSENTWEPLKNLAGCSKLIKKFHKKENREEYKRKREHSGETLYSIKSKKPKCSNEDGVITPVDLSSQRTANQKALKKWEKDLNAVCTEKARILVKNNVDLVGPPKDFNYINDYKPGPGLVIPNDPLVGCECEDCSTCSGCCPQKSGAPFAFHKNGKIKVAPGKPVYECNIRCKCGPKCPNRVVQYGRQKDVAIFRTSNGCGWGVRTLSEIRKNTFVMEYVGEVITNEEAERRGQIYDANGRTYLFDLDYNDGDCPFTVDAGRYGNVSHFVNHSCDPNLVVYGVWVNTLDPRLPRIALFASRDIQAGEELTFDYQMTGELNTSGTSSKLQPIRCRCNSKNCRNFLF, from the exons ATGGCAGATAATAAGAAGTCTAGCTCCGAAAATG CTACCAGCCCTGTTGTCCCTAATGAGTATGAAGTTGAAAGTATTGGAGACTTCGTCAGGGATGAGAGT GACACTGTCTGGTACTATGTGAAGTGGAAGGGTTACTCAACCAGTGAGAACACATGGGAACCCTTGAAAAACCTGGCAGGCTGCTCGAAACTCATCAAGAAATTTCACAAGAAAGAAAATCGAGAAGAGTACAAGCGCAAGCGCGAGCACTCCGGCGAAACTCTTTACTCCATCAAGAGCAAAAAGCCGAAGTGCAGTAACGAGGACGGAGTCATCACCCCAGTGGACCTTTCCAGTCAGCGGACAGCCAATCAGAAAGCCCTCAAGAAATGGGAAAAGGATTTGAACGCAGTGTGTACGGAGAAAGCGCGCATTCTCGTTAAGAACAATGTGGATTTGGTCGGTCCACCCAAAGACTTCAATTACATTAACGATTACAAACCGGGGCCGGGACTCGTCATCCCGAACGATCCGCTCGTGGGCTGTGAATGCGAGGACTGTAGCACTTGTTCCGGCTGTTGCCCGCAGAAAAGTGGCGCCCCCTTTGCGTTTCATAAGAATGGAAAGATTAAGGTAGCGCCCGGTAAGCCGGTGTACGAGTGTAACATACGGTGTAAGTGTGGCCCCAAGTGTCCAAATCGTGTGGTGCAGTACGGCCGCCAGAAGGACGTTGCCATCTTCAGGACCTCTAATGGATGTGGCTGGGGTGTCAGGACGCTTTCGGAGATCAGGAAAAACACATTTGTCATGGAATATGTTGGGGAG GTAATAACTAATGAGGAAGCAGAAAGGAGGGGTCAAATCTACGACGCTAACGGCAGGACCTACCTCTTCGACTTGGATTATAACGATGGAGACTGTCCGTTCACTGTGGATGCTGGACGCTATGGAAACGTCTCTCACTTTGTTAACCACTCT TGTGATCCAAACTTAGTTGTCTACGGTGTGTGGGTAAATACACTGGATCCCAGACTACCAAGGATAGCGTTATTTGCGAGTAGAGACATCCAGGCCGGAGAGGAGTTGACGTTTGACTATCAAATGACAG GTGAATTGAACACTTCAGGAACGTCCTCAAAGTTACAGCCCATCCGCTGCAGGTGTAACTCCAAGAATTGTAGGAACTTTCTCTTTTGA